CCAGCGGAATTGGGCCGAAGAGAGGGGCGGGTGCCCTGGGAGGCCcggaaggggcggggaggggcggggcttaTGGAGATCGGGAACTGGGGCTGAAGACTagggccagggctgggagccGGGAGGGGCTGAGTTTACGGGGTGGGCGTGACCCTCGAGGTAGGGCTTGGGGGCGGGGCCTAAAGGGACCTGAGGCACAGCTGTGGAGAGGAAGGGTTTGgggggcctgggcctggcctgCGGGGCCCTCATCTAGGGGGATTCCGAGGCGGCGGCGGCATCAGTCCAGGCCCTGCCCTACGATCTCATCCCGTTCCCTTTCGCCCCTCTCGCCCCTCGGCTTTATACTCCAGGCCCTGTCCCCTGAGCTCTGCCCTCGGATGTTCCACCGCCCAGAGCTTGCATGCGCCGTGGGGCGCCCCAGGACCAGGAGCTGGTGGGTCCGGGGGCTCCTGGGCGGGGGTCCCGGGGCGCCCCTCCTCCCTCGGGACCTGTTGTCCCGGTCCTCGTCTTTCCCCCGGATCTAGTATTCAGGGCGGACCAGCGGAGTGGATCTCGGCAGCTGCTGACCCTCTATAACCCCACGGGAGCAGCGCTTCGCTTCCGAGGTGATGGGGATGGGCGCTTCGTGCTAGGGATCTGGGGGCTGGCGGTAGAACACTGGGGAGCTGGGTGGGCTGGAGCAGTCAGATGAGTACGGTCGGATGTCCAGCCCTGGGGTAGAAGGCAGGGGGGGACTCCATGGGCGGGGCTTGTGCAGGTTGTCTGAGGCAATAGTCGGTCTCTGTCTGTGTGCCTTTTCCCCTCAGTCCTGTGCACAGCACCTGCCAAATACACAGTGTTTGACGCGGAAGGATATGTGAAGCCTCAGTCCTGCATTGACATGTGAGTTGAGAGGGTGGGGAGGCTGATGGAAGCCAGGGGTCGCTGCCACCTTTCTCTCATTTACTGTGCCGTGGCTTAAGCCTCAGACCAGGTCCTCTTCCACCTGTTTACCCCACCCTCTGTCTGTGTCCCTAAGGGAAATTTTCCTGGGAGGGTGGGGCCTGGATCCTCTTGGATCACTGCCTCTCACTGCCCTTCAATGGGCCGCTCTCCTTTCTTGGGACCAGTGTGATTCGCCACGTGGCCCCCAATCCCAGCCACTATGACGTCCAGGACCGCTTCCGCATTGAGCTGTCTGAGGAGGGAACAGACGGCCGAGTGGTGGGGCGCAAGGACATCACCTCGGTTCTGAGGGCCCCAGCGTACCCCCTTGAGCTTCAGGGACAGCCTGACCCAACGCCGCACCCGGAGCCTCCTTCCTGGACAGCACCACCCACGGCTCAGCACTTCCCAGAGAGTGAGTTTAGGGATGGGAATTCTTGAGTTCTGTAAGGAGGAAGGACCTAGCATGACCCTAGA
This portion of the Pseudorca crassidens isolate mPseCra1 chromosome 15, mPseCra1.hap1, whole genome shotgun sequence genome encodes:
- the MOSPD3 gene encoding motile sperm domain-containing protein 3 isoform X1; the protein is MRRGAPQDQELVGPGAPGRGSRGAPPPSGPVVPVLVFPPDLVFRADQRSGSRQLLTLYNPTGAALRFRVLCTAPAKYTVFDAEGYVKPQSCIDIVIRHVAPNPSHYDVQDRFRIELSEEGTDGRVVGRKDITSVLRAPAYPLELQGQPDPTPHPEPPSWTAPPTAQHFPENPLPHLATSSFLLFLLMGTVSVAFLLLPLQDELGSQLPQILHVSLGQKLVAAYVLGLLTMVFLRT
- the MOSPD3 gene encoding motile sperm domain-containing protein 3 isoform X2, whose amino-acid sequence is MRRGAPQDQELVGPGAPGRGSRGAPPPSGPVVPVLVFPPDLVFRADQRSGSRQLLTLYNPTGAALRFRVLCTAPAKYTVFDAEGYVKPQSCIDIVIRHVAPNPSHYDVQDRFRIELSEEGTDGRVVGRKDITSVLRAPAYPLELQGQPDPTPHPEPPSWTAPPTAQHFPERATGSIPYLGRFPHATEQLSLCATTTEPVL